A region of the Oceanispirochaeta sp. genome:
AGGTGAAGAGGTATTAATGTGGTAGAACCGCTTAAAAAACATAGTTTTATAGAAAAAAGAAGAGGGCCTGTTGTTCTGTGTATCATGGATGGTGTCGGTTACGGAACATATGAAGTAGGAGATGCTGTTAAGGCGGCTATGACCGAGACTCTGGATGAACTTTCGGCAAGCTGTCCCACAACAAAACTGAAGGCTCATGGTGTTGCTGTCGGTTTACCTTCAGATGACGATATGGGGAACTCTGAAGTCGGTCATAATGCTATCGGCTGCGGACGTGTGTTTGCACAGGGCGCCAAACTGGTTGGAAAATCAATTGCTTCAGGCCATATGTTTGAGGGAAAAACCTGGAATAAACTCATTGATAACGCCAAAAAGAATGAGGGAACCATCCATTTTATCGGCCTCCTGTCAGACGGGAATGTCCACTCTCATCTGGATCATTTAAAAGCCATGGTGATTAAAGCAAAAGAAGGCGGTGTTAAAACCGTTTGTGTTCATGCTCTCCTGGATGGACGTGATGTGGGTGAAACTTCGGCACTGGATTTTTTTGATCCCACCGAAGCCTTTCTTGCCGATCTCTCTGATGATAATTTTACGGCCCGTATCGCCTCCGGCGGCGGAAGAATGCAGATTACCATGGACCGTTATCAGGCAAACTGGAACATCGTTGAAAAGGGTTGGGCCACTCATGTTCTTGGCGAGGGAGAACTCTTTGATTCTGCCCATGATGCCATCGTTTCCCTGAGAGAAAGAACCAATGCCATTGATCAGGATCTTCCTCCCTTTGTCATCGCCGATGACGGCGTTCCCGTGGGGACAATTGAAGATGGAGACAGTGTCATCCTTTTCAACTTTAGAGGAGACAGAGCTCTTGAGATCACAAGTGCCTTTGAATCGGGTGAAGAATTTGACAAGTTTGACAGAATCCGGGTCCCCAAGGTTGAATATGCGGGAATGATGGAATATGACGGAGACCTTCATGTCCCTGCTCAGTATCTGGTGACACCCCCCGCGATCGACCGGACCATGGCAGAATACCTGGTGGCCACAGGAGTCAGGCAGTATTCCATCAGTGAAACCCAGAAGTTCGGTCATATGACTTATTTTTTCAATGGAAACAAGTCGGGTAAGTTCAGTGAAAAACTGGAAACCTATGTCGAAGTCCTGTCGGATGTTGTTCCTTTTGAACAAAGACCTGCCATGAAATGTGCTGATATCACCGACAAGGTGATCGAAACAATTCAAGATGGAGAATATGAACTTATCAAGCTGAATTTCCCCAATGGCGACATGGTGGGACATACGGGTATTTTTCAGGCTGTTGTCTGTTCCCTCGAAGCCATGGATCTTTGTATCGGCCGGATGAAAAAAGCTGTTGAAGAGGCGGGTGGTGTACTCATCCTTTCGGCTGATCATGGAAACTCTGATGATATGTTCGAGCATAATAAGTCGGGAGATGTGGTCATTAAGGAAAACGGTAAACCCAGGGCAAAAACATCACACTCATTGAATCCTGTTCCCTGTATCATTTATGATGCAGATTACAAAGGCGACTATTCCACACAACTTGTGGAAGGTCTGGGAATCAGTTCTCTGGCGGCAACGACCATCAACCTTCTGGGCTATGAAGCTCCCGAAGATTATGATGCCAGCA
Encoded here:
- the gpmI gene encoding 2,3-bisphosphoglycerate-independent phosphoglycerate mutase, whose translation is MVEPLKKHSFIEKRRGPVVLCIMDGVGYGTYEVGDAVKAAMTETLDELSASCPTTKLKAHGVAVGLPSDDDMGNSEVGHNAIGCGRVFAQGAKLVGKSIASGHMFEGKTWNKLIDNAKKNEGTIHFIGLLSDGNVHSHLDHLKAMVIKAKEGGVKTVCVHALLDGRDVGETSALDFFDPTEAFLADLSDDNFTARIASGGGRMQITMDRYQANWNIVEKGWATHVLGEGELFDSAHDAIVSLRERTNAIDQDLPPFVIADDGVPVGTIEDGDSVILFNFRGDRALEITSAFESGEEFDKFDRIRVPKVEYAGMMEYDGDLHVPAQYLVTPPAIDRTMAEYLVATGVRQYSISETQKFGHMTYFFNGNKSGKFSEKLETYVEVLSDVVPFEQRPAMKCADITDKVIETIQDGEYELIKLNFPNGDMVGHTGIFQAVVCSLEAMDLCIGRMKKAVEEAGGVLILSADHGNSDDMFEHNKSGDVVIKENGKPRAKTSHSLNPVPCIIYDADYKGDYSTQLVEGLGISSLAATTINLLGYEAPEDYDASILQRK